One genomic window of Saprospiraceae bacterium includes the following:
- a CDS encoding penicillin-binding protein 2, translating into MLQEKKYVRYQLIKGILLLFIAILIITLAKIQLFNPHYSSKASSITLNQNLIYPSRGLLYDRKGKILVINYPTYDLYANYKSIAPDMDTALFCSLLKIDKDRFISGLNKDWKSGKYSKSVPFIFIKSIPPEIFLPFKENLFRFPGFTSELRSIRGYPEPHGANFLGYISEVTQDDIEESDGLYRPGDYIGCAGLEKYYENDIRGINGVEFILKDNLGREVGSYENGKLNRKAISGKDIQLSIDLELQRYGDSLMQHKVGGIVAIEPSTGEILCQITAPTFDPNLMSVHNNRGLAYSYLLRDSLKPLFDRSANAKYPPGSIFKPILSLIAMQEGVLNENTSHPCSGAYYYRNVSYGCHIHPSPYNLQIALQHSCNAYFIQAFRDLIEIKGFTKPQYGLDLLGKYLSAFGLGRPLYSDVATESNGSIPTSEYYTRLYKTDQWRSTYFVSVGIGQGELELTTLQMANLAVIIANKGFYYTPHLIKSFDSGNYLIPEKFRQQNKVPVDEKHFKPIINGMEMAVRSGTAFKAYFPDINICGKTGTSQNPHGEDHSVFFAFAPKENPKIAIAVYVENAGWGGEVAAPMASLMIEKYLNGAIKRRDLHDLMVRKDLITKKKKT; encoded by the coding sequence ATGCTCCAAGAAAAAAAATATGTCCGGTATCAACTTATAAAGGGTATTCTGTTGTTATTCATTGCAATCCTCATCATTACTCTTGCAAAAATCCAGCTGTTTAATCCACATTATTCTTCCAAAGCCAGTTCGATTACGTTGAATCAAAATTTAATTTATCCTTCCCGGGGTTTGTTATATGACAGAAAAGGAAAAATTTTGGTTATCAACTATCCAACATATGATCTCTATGCAAACTATAAAAGTATTGCACCGGATATGGATACCGCTTTATTTTGCAGTTTGTTGAAAATTGATAAAGATCGTTTTATTTCAGGATTAAATAAAGATTGGAAATCCGGCAAATACAGTAAATCCGTACCTTTTATTTTTATTAAAAGTATTCCCCCGGAAATCTTTTTACCATTTAAAGAGAATTTATTCAGATTTCCCGGATTTACGAGTGAATTGCGATCCATACGCGGATATCCGGAACCACATGGTGCGAATTTTTTGGGTTATATCAGCGAAGTGACTCAGGATGATATTGAAGAATCGGATGGATTATATCGGCCTGGAGATTATATCGGTTGTGCCGGCCTGGAAAAATATTATGAAAACGACATCCGAGGAATTAATGGCGTTGAATTTATTTTAAAAGATAATCTTGGAAGAGAAGTTGGTAGTTATGAAAATGGTAAATTAAACAGAAAAGCAATTTCAGGGAAAGACATCCAGTTAAGTATTGATCTCGAGCTGCAACGATATGGTGATAGTTTGATGCAACACAAAGTCGGCGGAATTGTCGCTATTGAACCTTCAACAGGTGAAATATTATGCCAGATCACCGCCCCAACTTTCGATCCTAACCTGATGTCTGTTCACAATAACCGTGGATTGGCTTATTCGTATTTACTGCGGGATTCTTTAAAACCCTTATTTGATAGATCAGCAAATGCAAAATATCCACCGGGCTCCATTTTTAAACCAATACTCTCTTTGATTGCCATGCAGGAAGGTGTTTTAAATGAAAATACTTCGCATCCTTGTTCTGGTGCATATTATTATAGAAATGTAAGTTATGGTTGCCATATCCATCCGTCACCATATAATTTACAAATTGCCTTACAGCACTCTTGCAACGCTTACTTTATTCAGGCATTCAGGGATTTGATAGAAATCAAGGGATTCACTAAACCACAATATGGTCTTGATTTATTGGGCAAGTATCTAAGCGCTTTTGGACTAGGTCGCCCGCTTTACAGTGATGTTGCTACTGAAAGCAACGGTAGCATACCTACTTCAGAATATTATACACGCCTTTATAAAACGGATCAATGGAGATCTACCTATTTTGTATCCGTTGGTATTGGGCAGGGTGAGCTTGAGTTAACAACTTTACAAATGGCCAATCTCGCTGTCATTATTGCAAATAAGGGATTTTATTATACACCTCATTTGATCAAAAGTTTTGACAGTGGAAATTATTTAATACCTGAAAAATTCCGGCAGCAAAATAAAGTGCCTGTTGATGAAAAACATTTTAAGCCCATCATCAACGGAATGGAAATGGCTGTTCGATCTGGAACTGCTTTTAAAGCATATTTTCCGGATATCAATATATGTGGAAAAACGGGAACTTCCCAGAATCCTCATGGCGAAGACCATTCTGTCTTCTTTGCTTTTGCACCTAAAGAAAATCCAAAAATTGCGATCGCCGTATATGTGGAAAATGCCGGTTGGGGCGGGGAAGTGGCAGCTCCAATGGCCAGTCTGATGATCGAAAAATATTTGAATGGAGCCATTAAAAGAAGAGACTTACATGATCTAATGGTACGTAAAGATTTGATCACTAAAAAGAAAAAAACATGA
- a CDS encoding dihydrofolate reductase: MISAIVAMSSKRIIGINNQIPWYLPADLKFFKKMTSGHHLLMGRKCFESIGMPLPNRTNIIITRDPYYIVSNCIIVHSIEEGILLAKQNGEKELFIIGGGEIYNQSKHYWNKLYITFVDYNGEGDTYFPEIELENWELLSREEGTIDSKNLVKHHFDIYRKK, from the coding sequence ATCATTTCTGCTATCGTTGCCATGAGCTCCAAAAGAATTATTGGCATTAACAACCAAATTCCCTGGTACTTGCCGGCAGATCTCAAGTTTTTTAAAAAAATGACTAGCGGTCATCACCTTTTAATGGGTAGAAAATGTTTTGAAAGTATTGGAATGCCTCTGCCTAATAGAACTAATATTATTATCACAAGAGATCCCTATTACATTGTTTCTAATTGTATCATTGTCCATTCCATTGAAGAAGGAATTTTACTGGCCAAACAAAATGGAGAAAAAGAATTGTTCATTATTGGCGGAGGAGAGATCTACAATCAATCAAAGCACTATTGGAATAAATTGTATATCACTTTTGTCGATTACAATGGGGAAGGTGATACCTACTTTCCCGAAATTGAGCTCGAAAATTGGGAACTCCTTTCTCGTGAAGAGGGCACTATTGATTCAAAAAATTTAGTTAAACACCATTTCGACATTTATAGAAAAAAATAG
- a CDS encoding DUF2851 family protein: MKEDLIQYFWNSKTLAQQALFTTTGEKLVIRSPGLLNADQGPDFLFARIEIGGVLWVGHVEIHVRSSDWNLHGHVEDPHYNNTILHVVWESNTEIQLHGSPLACLEIKDYLPRELFMKYEQLMLSELPIPCHHQLTNVSDSLKAIFIERLMIERFEVKTKKILQDWQNLGSDWEALLFHKIATYLVAPVNMNAMEALLCRVPFTLLNKYKHDLFMLEALLLGTAGLLQAPGEDQYAKALKKDFQFLQKKHLIHSLDPVEWKFLRMRPAHFPSLRLAQLASMLHSKELWLSFVLETDQIKDLIPFFKIEPSSYWKMHYHFGKTSAKTSSRIIGDFALNVVFINAVCPVLFAYGSIQSEEKHCQKALRFLETLKVESNRITHMWKNYNFVLRHAGHSQAGIQLYQSYCVHKKCTSCMIGNVILKCGVHSDSNQANF, from the coding sequence ATGAAAGAAGACCTTATCCAGTATTTTTGGAATTCCAAAACGCTTGCTCAGCAAGCACTTTTTACAACGACAGGTGAAAAACTTGTTATTCGTTCTCCGGGCCTGCTCAATGCCGATCAGGGACCTGATTTTCTCTTTGCACGTATTGAAATTGGTGGCGTTCTGTGGGTCGGGCATGTTGAAATTCATGTCCGCTCATCGGATTGGAATTTACATGGCCATGTAGAAGATCCACATTACAACAACACCATATTGCACGTGGTTTGGGAATCTAATACAGAAATCCAACTCCATGGAAGTCCACTGGCTTGTCTCGAAATCAAAGACTATTTACCTAGGGAGCTCTTCATGAAATACGAACAATTAATGTTATCTGAACTTCCAATCCCCTGCCACCATCAACTAACAAATGTTAGTGACTCTTTAAAAGCCATTTTTATAGAACGGTTAATGATAGAACGCTTTGAAGTGAAAACCAAAAAAATTTTACAGGATTGGCAAAACCTGGGCTCTGATTGGGAAGCCTTACTTTTTCATAAAATAGCGACTTACTTAGTAGCCCCTGTGAATATGAACGCTATGGAAGCTTTATTATGTAGAGTCCCTTTTACATTACTCAATAAGTATAAACACGACCTATTCATGTTGGAAGCTCTGTTATTGGGAACCGCTGGATTATTACAAGCTCCCGGAGAAGATCAATATGCCAAAGCTTTAAAAAAAGATTTTCAATTTCTTCAAAAAAAGCACTTGATTCATAGTTTGGATCCGGTCGAATGGAAATTTCTTCGGATGCGGCCTGCGCATTTTCCCTCGCTGCGTTTGGCACAGTTGGCTTCTATGCTTCATTCAAAAGAACTTTGGCTATCCTTTGTACTTGAAACTGATCAAATTAAGGATTTAATTCCGTTTTTTAAAATTGAGCCTTCATCATATTGGAAAATGCATTACCATTTTGGGAAAACCAGCGCGAAAACTTCTTCCAGAATTATCGGGGATTTCGCGCTAAATGTGGTTTTTATAAATGCGGTCTGTCCTGTGCTTTTTGCATACGGCTCCATACAATCAGAAGAGAAACATTGTCAAAAAGCATTGCGATTTTTAGAGACCTTAAAAGTTGAATCAAATCGCATAACACATATGTGGAAAAATTATAACTTTGTACTCAGACATGCTGGCCACAGTCAGGCGGGTATACAACTTTATCAGTCTTATTGTGTTCATAAAAAATGTACCAGCTGCATGATCGGCAATGTCATTTTGAAATGTGGTGTACATTCAGATTCAAATCAGGCAAATTTTTAA
- a CDS encoding PorT family protein, with product MRCSMYLILFCFGITKLNAQSSNWFAGIHVSNQISWIFNSFDSDEGGELDYVLTLHPSFGLDLGYRLDPHFAIQTGFIYSAQGQKYETAGNEDADYKTDLTYLKIPLLLDYRSKPLGKMGLVLQGGFQLALLSTAESSRENVFGYYSSLYKDVKDFYESTAVDFVLGLGAEYKSGSHVFRLVLRADYSLTDIERTEKKPGLRGVSSNATVALPMLSYLHSF from the coding sequence ATGAGATGCTCAATGTATCTGATTTTATTCTGTTTCGGTATTACTAAGTTGAATGCGCAATCTTCAAATTGGTTTGCTGGAATCCATGTTTCGAATCAAATAAGCTGGATTTTTAACAGCTTTGATTCAGATGAAGGCGGTGAACTTGATTATGTTCTCACTTTACATCCCTCTTTTGGATTGGATTTGGGCTATCGATTAGATCCTCATTTTGCAATACAAACGGGTTTTATTTATTCAGCTCAGGGTCAAAAATACGAGACCGCCGGAAACGAAGATGCAGATTATAAAACAGATTTGACCTACCTTAAAATACCCTTATTATTGGACTATCGCTCAAAACCCTTAGGCAAAATGGGTCTGGTTCTTCAAGGAGGATTTCAGTTAGCTTTGTTGTCAACTGCAGAAAGTTCAAGAGAAAATGTATTTGGTTATTACAGCTCCTTGTATAAAGACGTAAAAGATTTTTATGAATCTACAGCTGTTGATTTTGTCCTCGGATTGGGTGCAGAATATAAATCCGGTTCTCATGTTTTCCGTTTGGTATTACGCGCTGATTATTCTTTAACGGATATTGAGCGCACTGAGAAAAAACCGGGTTTGCGTGGAGTTTCCAGTAATGCGACGGTGGCACTTCCTATGCTTTCTTATTTACATTCGTTTTAA
- the lpxK gene encoding tetraacyldisaccharide 4'-kinase, whose protein sequence is MSKLLAFLFLPFSFLYGLGVSIYQVLYFSGILKAVRFSFPVICIGNLTVGGTGKSPHVEYFIRLLKDFLELGVLSRGYKRKTSGFLWVDKSHDALQVGDEPQQIKNKFRDVPVAVSESRALGIPRMIREMPDLQLILLDDAFQHLEVKSSLNILLTEYARPYSRDFLLPSGRLREWRYGSSRAHVVIVTKCPENLTEDDFISFRKELRLHPQQALFFSKIEYGVPYDIFNPEKIFKLNPGLDITLISAIAQSSYLEDYLNDRVANVNSINFEDHHYFTEMELRGLVEKYQKVSHSNKMILTTEKDATRLKLFQTFFQKNQFDVYAIPIEVKFYNQESFDLYIRNFLLEYKV, encoded by the coding sequence TTGTCTAAACTTCTTGCATTTTTATTTCTTCCTTTTTCATTTTTATATGGACTTGGTGTAAGTATTTACCAGGTCTTATATTTTTCCGGCATTCTTAAAGCAGTGCGCTTTAGTTTTCCTGTAATCTGTATTGGAAATCTTACCGTAGGCGGAACCGGAAAATCTCCACATGTAGAGTATTTCATCAGATTATTAAAAGATTTTCTTGAACTTGGAGTTCTTAGTCGTGGATACAAAAGAAAAACCAGTGGATTTCTGTGGGTGGACAAATCTCATGATGCATTACAGGTGGGCGACGAGCCTCAGCAAATCAAAAATAAATTTAGGGATGTGCCTGTAGCTGTCTCTGAAAGCCGTGCGCTTGGCATTCCTCGAATGATCCGGGAGATGCCCGATCTTCAATTGATTTTATTAGATGATGCATTTCAACATCTGGAAGTAAAATCATCTCTCAATATTTTACTTACCGAATATGCAAGGCCCTATTCGAGAGATTTCCTGCTTCCAAGTGGCCGTCTTAGAGAATGGCGATATGGATCCAGCAGAGCACATGTTGTAATTGTCACCAAATGCCCTGAAAATCTAACAGAAGACGATTTTATTAGTTTTAGGAAAGAATTGAGATTGCACCCGCAACAAGCCTTGTTTTTTTCAAAAATTGAATATGGGGTGCCCTATGATATTTTTAATCCGGAAAAAATATTCAAATTGAATCCCGGTTTAGATATTACCTTGATTAGTGCCATAGCCCAATCCTCTTATCTTGAAGATTATCTAAACGATCGGGTGGCAAACGTAAACAGCATCAATTTTGAGGACCACCATTATTTTACAGAAATGGAATTGCGTGGTCTGGTTGAAAAATATCAGAAGGTGTCCCATTCCAACAAAATGATCTTAACTACTGAAAAAGATGCTACCCGCTTAAAATTGTTTCAAACTTTTTTTCAAAAAAATCAATTTGATGTATACGCCATACCCATTGAAGTAAAGTTTTACAATCAGGAAAGTTTTGACCTTTATATCCGCAATTTTTTATTAGAATATAAAGTTTAA
- a CDS encoding RagB/SusD family nutrient uptake outer membrane protein translates to MAQVNNLYGQMQNPNFYGGRYIVFNEQRADEFGQNDGNAATGSAIWNQNVASTSEYINNVWAAAYTAINAANILMNQLSNSTVVSDSLAKLYIAEAKFVRALCYVSLVQTYAKPFNLDKSAPGVPLRLSPITSSGHNDLVRSPVEEVYKQIIKDLDEAETDLPTAYPNSLLNISRAHKSTAIALKTRVYLNMAEYNKVISEAQKIVPVTPPFVYQAGNLSHHLESSLSNLYSGAYTGSESIFSIIFANTTTETPPAQFALAFNYVTQPIIFLAKEGIGYHTAFSTNEDARSGLTAINIAKHKILTKFKITTAPFRDYVPVLRYAEVLLNYAEAAAHLGDLSTAKNLLLAVRNRAHANYQFPDSETDTNEKIVQTILTERRIEFVGEGLRLQDLQRNLLPLPAKTGSIGKAPEVLVNARNYIWPIPSGELSTNKLCVPN, encoded by the coding sequence TTGGCGCAGGTAAATAATTTATACGGCCAGATGCAAAATCCGAATTTTTACGGTGGGCGCTACATTGTTTTTAATGAACAACGCGCTGATGAGTTTGGGCAAAACGATGGAAATGCAGCAACAGGATCTGCTATATGGAATCAGAATGTAGCTTCTACCAGCGAATACATCAACAATGTTTGGGCAGCAGCATACACAGCCATCAATGCCGCTAATATTTTAATGAACCAACTCAGCAATTCAACGGTGGTTTCTGATAGCCTGGCAAAATTATATATCGCTGAAGCGAAATTTGTAAGGGCTTTGTGTTATGTGAGTTTGGTCCAAACTTATGCAAAGCCTTTTAATCTAGACAAATCAGCACCAGGAGTACCATTAAGACTGAGCCCCATAACATCATCGGGACACAATGATTTAGTTCGAAGCCCGGTAGAGGAAGTTTATAAGCAAATTATCAAGGATTTGGATGAAGCAGAGACGGATTTACCTACTGCATATCCGAACAGTTTGTTAAACATCTCAAGAGCGCACAAGAGTACAGCGATAGCTTTAAAAACAAGGGTTTATTTAAATATGGCGGAATACAATAAAGTTATTTCTGAAGCCCAAAAAATAGTTCCAGTTACTCCACCATTTGTTTATCAGGCCGGGAATTTAAGTCATCACTTAGAAAGTTCACTTTCAAATTTGTATAGTGGAGCTTATACAGGTTCAGAGTCCATTTTTTCAATCATTTTTGCGAATACCACTACAGAAACTCCTCCGGCACAATTTGCGTTGGCTTTCAATTATGTCACGCAGCCCATTATTTTCCTTGCAAAGGAAGGCATCGGGTATCATACGGCATTTAGCACAAATGAAGACGCTCGTTCCGGATTGACGGCCATCAATATTGCTAAGCATAAAATTTTAACCAAGTTCAAAATTACAACTGCCCCCTTCAGAGATTATGTACCTGTATTGCGGTATGCAGAAGTATTGTTGAATTACGCGGAAGCTGCAGCACATCTTGGAGATTTAAGCACTGCAAAAAATTTATTGTTGGCGGTTCGCAATCGCGCACATGCAAATTATCAATTTCCCGATAGCGAAACAGATACCAATGAAAAAATTGTACAGACCATTTTAACGGAACGTCGAATCGAATTTGTAGGAGAAGGATTGCGTTTACAGGATTTGCAACGAAACCTATTACCGCTTCCGGCAAAAACTGGCAGTATTGGCAAAGCTCCTGAAGTTCTTGTCAATGCCAGGAATTATATTTGGCCAATCCCTAGCGGTGAATTGAGCACGAATAAATTATGTGTACCGAATTAA
- a CDS encoding SusC/RagA family TonB-linked outer membrane protein, which translates to MYGSRAANGVMVITTKRGKKGRVKVNYDNWVSRSTPYNLPKLLNAEDYVMIKNEAMRNSGLQPGYALAKNPDGSTVNTNWYDVAYRPGYSHSHNLSVSGANNATSYYFSFGYTNQNSFIRYNLYERYSARINIENKLNQHLSVGAFATYANGFNQGPNTGAIASNSLGTSSYNSEYITNEPLGRMTYVLPPNVPVYNADGSYSIQNSISVGYGANNPSTIGTINAYNLAMVQKLDVNTSENNTLIGNFYCEWKITDHLKFKTSYGINNLQTENKAFLNPVHGGGATSNGVATNVFARYYRTDWVNTLSYGFLINDLHQFNLLGGYEQLKTNINSWGAQRSNITDPFYENYQGGFVNISPIGNVYSENKLLSYFSNLTYDFDKKYFLAFNFRRDGLSALAEGNKYGNFMGGSIGWNVFKEGFFENSSIRNIVDQLKLRASYGIVGNSEIGNYPAIGLYGSNTYGGQPTLIYSQTANPDLKWETSTKLDLGFNASFFENRFILEFGYYKNDIKDLILKAPQALSAGIPGNFINDNVGSMYNTGFELAVQGNLISKKEFNWSIQLNFSSLENKVTSLISDIYVPSIFGVQNMTRVGYSVGSIFAVPWLGVNPDNGLMMFQNREGKTVQYNHIGSPKWTYLDGSSAPAIDNYLDGIIQGPSLPKYFGGINNSFQYKNFELTVNLTYALGHLLYNGTRATNSDQRYFNNGEFIKERWTTPGQKTEIQKLYYGDNVSAGFSFSATSKVEKGDYLKLKNITLGYQIPLKKIGLSGKISSARAFVQAVNLYTITGYRGSDPEISINGNSIHSGKDQNVSPNAQVFSVGINVGF; encoded by the coding sequence ATATATGGTTCGCGTGCAGCCAATGGAGTGATGGTCATTACAACGAAAAGAGGAAAAAAAGGCCGCGTTAAAGTAAATTATGATAACTGGGTCAGTAGAAGCACTCCATATAATTTACCGAAACTCTTAAATGCAGAGGATTATGTAATGATCAAAAATGAAGCCATGCGCAATTCAGGTTTACAACCCGGTTATGCGCTTGCTAAAAATCCGGATGGAAGTACAGTTAATACAAATTGGTATGATGTTGCTTACAGACCCGGATATTCACATAGTCATAACCTAAGTGTTTCTGGCGCCAACAATGCAACTAGTTATTATTTTTCATTTGGTTACACGAATCAAAACAGTTTTATCAGATATAATTTGTACGAGCGCTATTCTGCACGTATAAACATAGAAAATAAATTAAATCAACATTTAAGTGTTGGTGCTTTTGCAACCTATGCAAATGGATTCAATCAGGGACCAAATACGGGCGCTATTGCCAGTAATTCGCTGGGCACTTCCTCATACAATTCAGAATATATAACCAACGAACCGCTGGGCAGAATGACTTATGTACTGCCACCCAATGTTCCGGTTTACAATGCAGATGGATCATACAGCATTCAGAACAGCATCAGTGTGGGATATGGAGCAAATAATCCAAGCACTATTGGAACGATCAACGCGTATAATCTAGCGATGGTCCAAAAACTTGATGTGAATACTTCCGAAAACAATACGCTGATCGGAAATTTTTACTGCGAATGGAAAATTACAGATCATTTGAAATTTAAAACCAGTTATGGAATCAACAATCTTCAGACGGAGAATAAAGCATTCCTGAATCCTGTTCATGGTGGTGGAGCAACTTCCAACGGAGTGGCTACCAATGTATTTGCAAGATATTACAGAACAGATTGGGTCAATACATTGAGTTACGGATTTTTAATCAATGATTTGCATCAGTTCAATCTTTTGGGAGGTTACGAACAGCTTAAAACAAATATAAATTCATGGGGTGCGCAACGAAGTAACATAACGGATCCTTTTTATGAAAATTATCAGGGGGGCTTTGTAAACATCTCACCCATTGGAAATGTGTATTCAGAAAATAAATTGCTTTCTTATTTTTCTAACCTGACTTACGATTTTGATAAAAAATATTTCCTCGCGTTTAATTTCAGACGAGATGGATTGTCTGCATTAGCAGAAGGCAATAAATACGGAAATTTTATGGGAGGCTCCATTGGATGGAATGTTTTTAAAGAAGGTTTTTTTGAGAATTCTTCTATTCGAAATATAGTTGATCAATTGAAACTCAGAGCAAGTTATGGGATTGTTGGTAATAGTGAAATCGGAAATTATCCGGCTATCGGCTTGTATGGCTCCAATACCTATGGCGGGCAGCCCACCTTAATTTATAGTCAAACTGCAAATCCAGATCTCAAATGGGAAACCAGTACGAAATTGGATTTAGGTTTTAATGCGTCCTTTTTTGAGAATAGATTCATATTAGAGTTTGGATACTACAAAAATGATATCAAAGATCTTATCTTAAAAGCACCGCAGGCATTGTCTGCCGGCATTCCGGGTAATTTTATCAACGACAACGTTGGCAGTATGTATAACACAGGATTCGAATTGGCCGTGCAGGGAAATCTCATATCAAAAAAAGAATTCAATTGGAGTATACAACTCAATTTTTCAAGCCTTGAAAACAAAGTGACATCGTTGATTAGTGATATCTATGTTCCAAGTATTTTTGGAGTACAGAACATGACACGCGTTGGGTATTCTGTTGGATCTATTTTTGCAGTTCCCTGGCTCGGAGTGAATCCAGATAATGGATTGATGATGTTTCAAAATCGCGAGGGTAAAACGGTTCAGTATAATCATATTGGCTCTCCCAAGTGGACCTATTTGGATGGCAGCTCAGCTCCAGCCATAGACAATTATCTTGATGGCATTATACAGGGCCCTTCGCTACCGAAATATTTTGGTGGTATCAATAATAGTTTTCAATACAAGAATTTTGAACTTACGGTCAATTTAACATATGCGCTAGGACATCTGTTGTACAATGGGACCAGGGCTACAAATTCAGATCAGCGGTATTTTAACAACGGTGAGTTTATAAAGGAACGATGGACGACTCCCGGACAAAAGACCGAAATACAAAAACTCTATTATGGGGACAATGTATCTGCTGGATTTTCTTTTTCTGCAACTTCAAAAGTAGAAAAAGGAGATTACCTGAAACTTAAAAATATCACCTTAGGGTATCAAATTCCATTGAAGAAAATTGGACTTAGCGGAAAAATCAGTTCTGCAAGGGCTTTTGTACAAGCAGTGAATTTATATACGATTACAGGGTATAGAGGTTCTGATCCGGAGATATCTATTAATGGCAATTCTATCCATTCCGGAAAGGATCAAAACGTTTCTCCGAATGCACAGGTTTTTTCTGTTGGTATAAATGTTGGATTTTAA
- a CDS encoding TonB-dependent receptor plug domain-containing protein, producing MKFSKTNWVVSWLSLKLIYLMLFCSISFSAQTQEVSLTGRVIDANNNTGLEGVLINVKNSNEAASTNTLGEFSLLLKESFPVVLQIRYTGYELKEVEIKSSEFIVISLEGKKTELEEVLVVSGYTVQKKSEFSGAVANIEFKQLQNRPAVSFDQLLGGQAPGIDVVQQTGVLNNTPVMRIRGINTITSGLYPLVVVDGVAMFVGSIGGLIGNNPLSDLNPSDIQSIDVLKMHLLLQYMVRVQPME from the coding sequence ATGAAGTTCTCTAAAACCAATTGGGTGGTTTCATGGCTGTCCTTGAAACTGATTTACCTTATGCTCTTTTGCTCAATAAGCTTTTCTGCGCAAACCCAGGAGGTTTCATTAACAGGAAGAGTCATTGATGCCAATAACAATACAGGACTCGAAGGGGTACTGATCAATGTTAAAAACAGCAACGAAGCCGCAAGTACAAATACACTTGGTGAATTTTCCTTATTGTTAAAAGAATCATTTCCAGTCGTGCTTCAAATCAGGTACACTGGATATGAATTGAAAGAAGTGGAAATTAAATCCAGCGAATTCATCGTCATTTCACTTGAGGGCAAAAAAACAGAGTTAGAAGAAGTACTTGTTGTAAGTGGTTATACGGTCCAGAAAAAAAGTGAGTTCTCCGGTGCGGTCGCAAATATTGAATTCAAGCAATTACAAAATCGTCCGGCAGTGAGTTTTGATCAGTTATTGGGGGGCCAGGCTCCGGGCATTGATGTGGTTCAACAAACCGGAGTACTCAACAATACTCCTGTCATGCGCATCAGGGGTATCAATACCATTACTTCAGGTTTATATCCCCTGGTCGTTGTAGACGGAGTAGCTATGTTTGTTGGCTCTATCGGTGGGCTCATTGGCAATAATCCGTTGTCAGATCTAAATCCAAGCGATATTCAGTCGATTGATGTTTTAAAGATGCATCTGCTGCTGCAATATATGGTTCGCGTGCAGCCAATGGAGTGA
- a CDS encoding DUF4294 domain-containing protein: MFRLVNMCFRFTFVGFMAIYTCFGQSDSLKHYKTIINGMETEVVIAGDDTTLTTQLDLTGILPLMQFDSLADQERYLKYRRYAFVVYPFAAHSVRLYQQVQEATKDMTEKERRKFVDQIDQALEAQFENTLKNLTRTQGLILTKMIERELDKPFHSVIKELRGGFAAFYWNQLGKFNGYKLKEKYTPGQDPVMDAVLEEFDMNKDLTINVE, encoded by the coding sequence TTGTTTCGTTTAGTAAATATGTGCTTCCGGTTTACATTTGTTGGTTTCATGGCCATTTATACCTGTTTTGGGCAGAGTGACAGTCTAAAGCACTATAAAACCATCATAAATGGTATGGAAACAGAAGTTGTGATTGCGGGCGACGACACCACACTCACCACTCAATTAGATTTGACCGGCATTTTACCTCTAATGCAATTTGATTCATTAGCTGATCAGGAACGTTACCTAAAATATCGAAGATATGCATTTGTGGTGTATCCTTTTGCAGCACACTCCGTCAGGCTTTATCAACAAGTGCAAGAGGCTACAAAAGACATGACTGAAAAAGAAAGACGTAAATTTGTCGACCAAATAGATCAAGCCCTTGAAGCACAATTTGAAAACACACTTAAAAATTTAACGCGAACACAAGGCCTTATCCTTACCAAAATGATTGAACGCGAACTTGACAAGCCGTTTCATTCTGTGATTAAAGAATTGCGTGGTGGATTTGCTGCATTCTACTGGAATCAATTGGGAAAGTTCAATGGATATAAACTTAAAGAAAAATACACTCCGGGTCAAGATCCAGTAATGGATGCAGTACTCGAAGAATTTGATATGAATAAAGATCTTACAATCAATGTCGAATAG